DNA sequence from the Sceloporus undulatus isolate JIND9_A2432 ecotype Alabama chromosome 4, SceUnd_v1.1, whole genome shotgun sequence genome:
GAGCAAACTCTGATggtgcaacaaactacagtccccagaattccacaatactgagctatgccagttaaagtgatttcaacccagattatttctccagtgtggatgcaccctcagATTCCAAGCCCCTTAACACAGCATCCACATATCATGTGGAGTTTTTTCACATCCAAGACCAAAAACAATTTCAATTATTGAGAGGACAAATGAAGGCACTGCccatccaaataagaattctgtccctcattaatttttccttcacttcccaaatttctagcattgcagggaGTGAGAAATGGAAAATATCCAAGCCTAGGACTGTATATTTGTTATGTGAGCATTTCCTTCGCAGCTTTGCTTTTccacttttctttggatgcctgaactatttctaaatgctcaactgaatttTTAAGTTATTGTATTCCTAGAAATCTGAGGACTGAAGGGGAATTTTATTGGGACTGCAGGGTCATCTGGCCAGGCCCCAGAACCTTTCCCTGGGAAGCGGCACTTGCAGGGGGATCCACAATGGATCCTCCGCAGATAGCAAGGGTGCACAGTAGTATAAATTTGTATTAATAGTTTTTTGCCCCTTTCATTACAGTTAGGGGGGCTCAGAGTCCTCTTGTGTTTTACTTAGTCTGTGATTAGTTAGACTATTTTTTATTGTAAcagatttgtttttaataatgtgtCATAGTGTTAATTTAGTGTAGTGTAGTTTAGTTTTAGTTATTATGTATGTatagttttgtttctttcttttcttccatttctgtatGCTAAGTATTTTCTTGTGATTtagtctgtatgttttaaaactaataaatatgaacttcaaaaatattaatatgcactgcagaatcCTTACTGTATAGCAGGGATGGGAACCATCAGCCCATGAACGATTACAACCTTAAAGTACTTGCTTGAAGTCTTTTTACCAATAATTTGGACACAAATGATGAAGACCTTTGGACTAACTGTTGTTTACTCCTCTtgcttgttttaacttttgctgaAATTCAGCAGCATCAAATTTGTCAGCAAATTTAGGTAGCATACAATAAGCATGTGGGTGCATGTGTAGTTCAGAAGCAGACCTGCTAAACTGCCCTCTCTTTTTGTATATCACATGTTTGCAGTAACTCTGATCTGCACTGTCTAACCTGGTCTGTAATGAGTAACCTAGATGGATGATCCTGTCATTACTGTTTTGAATTGACTGGCTGACTGTTGACTCTAGCAGCTTGTATAGGGCACAGAAATAAAGGATGCCTTTGTATACAAAGTGGTAAGGAACATGAGCAGGAGAATGCTATTGCACTCATGCCCTGATTTACGGCTGGCCACTGGGAGAACAAAATGCTAGACAAAATAAGTTTTACTCTAGCATGACTCTTACATTCTTATGTCATAGAAAAGCTGGATAGGAAGAAGGCACAATCTGGAAAACGTAAATATTCCTAAGTTAATTACTCGTACTTCATATACATTGGCATGCCTGACATTCCTTGTATTGTGGTCATACTAGTTAACAATTGTCTCCCAATTagaaaaatcacaattttttGATCAGAAGTTATATTCTGATAGGAATATAGTTAGGAATGCACTAAGTTTGCTCATGGGTTGAATGTCTTATGCCATGAGACATTTATATGAACTGAATATCCAAAATCATTAcattaactctatgattctatgtgcatgtgcgtgtgtgtatgtatacatatatatatattaatagccATTAAATTAACCTTACCGAGTGTCCATGCAAAATAGTGTTTTGCCTTTACAGCTTGTACAGCCAGATAGAGAAAGCCAAGTTTTGATAAGAATGAGAATTCGCTGATAAACTGATCATCAACAAGATATGTCATTGGGAAGCTCTTGGTAAGTATGATGAACACAATTAGCCATACAAGTGTGATGCAAAGCTTGTGCAGCACTACACCCTAGAAAGGATAATATAACATTGCAACCATCAATTCAGAGAATAGGTAGGCCGAATGACAAAATGTTTCCTCAGCTAGCAGAAGCATCACCCATTGGTGGCACAATAATTAGGTGGTCCAGGCTAAATGATGAACCCATGGTTTCATATTATCTGATAAGCAATCAGAAGCCTGGGGTCATTTATTCTCTCCTCCGCTTCCATTCTTCCCTAGCTCTAGTTTGAGAAAAATGACAATCTGCTATTTTGGTCAAACTACTGTTTGCATGGGATTGTAAACTACTGTACAATGTCTCTCTATCCCAAGAGTGATCAACATCTGAGGATAATGCTGGATTCTTCAGTACATCTTTAGAGCTGACCACTTTAATAAACAGAGTACTTCATTAGATAGGCCTTTACTATGATCATGCATGCCTCTTATGTTCTGATTAGAATCACAGacccatggaatcatagagttggaagagacctcaaaggccatccagtccaatcctctgccatgcaggaacacacaatcaaagcacccccaaacagatggccacccagcctctgtttaaaaaccctcaAAGAAGGGGACTTTaccacactcctaggaagtgtgttccactgtcaaacagctcttactgacaggaagttcctcctaatgttgaggtggaatctcttttcctgtagtttgaatccattgctccaggtcttatctctggagcagcagaaaacaagcttactccattcttaatatgacatcccttcaaatacactcatccctccacatttgcgcctTTGActtctgtggctttgattatttatggattttatgaatatgttctctctagaaatatctaggtcctccagcacaactctatggtcaacttgaaccaaaagttgcattgaaggacctagagatttctggagagaacactccactaggcatttggagctcctccaacacaattctatggtcaatgtctgacagatggtgaccacagagttgtactggaggacttagaaattcctagagaggtgttctctcaggtaaaacacaatgtttttgttatttgcagtttttccacattcacgggggtcctgtgccccataACCCTAGCggatgtggagggacgagtgtacttaaacaggtctatcatatcacctcttaactttctcttctccaggctaaacatgtccagctccctaagtctctcctcatagggcatggtttccagtcttttcatcattttagttgctctcctctggacatgctccagcttgtcaatatcctttttgaactgtggtgcccaaaattggacatattccaggtgaggttgaTCCAAGCAAAATAAGATGGCAcaattatttcccttgatctagacactattcttctattggtgcagcctagaattgcattggccgtTTTAGTATTAGTCTTAACAATAACAGTTTTACAAAAAtgatttagtattttaaaaaaatatgctctGAATTTTACAACTTACCACTGGAGAAGGGTCAGGAAGTCTGTAACAATCCCTTTGCTTCCAGTTGACTTCTAACAACTTCATCTGTATGTGCCTGCCTTCAATGAAGGCTATGTAGTCCTTGAAATTGCTACATGGACCTGCTAGGACAGTCAGGAAGTTGAGCTGATAGCTCAAATACTCCAATAAGGAAGGTTTTCTTCTGTCAAAACAGtcacacagtatttttttttaaaatctgactgtcttaaagaaaaaaagcaggCATTTTTAATAGCACCTGCAATAGGATTATTTAATTCCTTATCTAAACTATAATTTAAATGCTTGTTTGTCTCTTAtggtgaaaaaaaaaattaaaataaaacatctaCAATCAAGTTGGTATCTTATATAATGGACCAAAGCAAATACTGTAACAAGGGACCTCACTAACGGTATTTTTAGTTCCAGCACTTAGAGcatacatttataaataaatttcaattaAACTTGACAATACGTGAAACAAATTTTACAGGCTGCATTATCATACAAACTTTTTCTCATTGGAATAATAAGCTAAATCACAGCTTAAATAAAAAAGACAATCAAATCTGAGAGAGCCAGTCCACTAATTTAACGTAGTCCAAAATAAGAAGCACATGTGCATACAAAGATATAAGCCATATTTAGTTCATTAATAGTTAAAGTGAACACATGGGGAGGGACACACTAAGTATGAGGAGCCTCCTGTACACAGGACAAGCACAACTGGAAGCCTTGGAAAGCAAGGGTTTTCAACAGAGTAGAGTCTTTCCATCTGTAGATGATACTGGGGctaagcagacaggcaggaaagagcAGCCAGCCTGATTGTCCCAGACCGATCAAACCAGGGCCGTGGTGAACACACTCTATGGCCCTGAGGGCACCTCCCACCACAGTCCCAAAAGGAGCGGAAAAGATCGACTCCTTCTAAGGCCAGTTTTGAGCCACCTTATGCAGCCCCAGTGCAGCTTCCTGGCACTccgggggcatgtgtcatgtaaatggcaccccccccaaaagccacctacatctgcccatctgttttgggccactgTCTTCCTCAGACCATTCTGCGGCACATGAGAACCATTCTGCAGGAAACCTGGTGTGGATGAATGTAGGAGGCTCTGCCTTATCAAACATTCGGTTTAACCCTGAATTGAATGTATGGATGGGGCTATAGTGAAATGTCTTATCTCGTAAATTTCATAAATTAACTAGGTAACTAAACCCAAGAGTTTCAATATTCATTAAGTGATTGAACAAAAGGTCTATTTTTGTGTCGTGCTGCCCAATCCTAACCATCTTGATATGGAAGTAAGCCTGTTACTTACAGTGAAGTACGTACTGTTCACTGTAAAAGAAAACACAATGTACAAGGAAGAACGATTGGGATCACAGTCTAAGGCAATTTTCCTTTAcaagttttcttttctgttcaatGTACAATCTGTTCTACATATTCTATTTAATGACTATTTCATTTTGTTGCTAATGTAGGCACTAAATCCTTAAGCAGGATTTTATTTCTTCTCCAGTTTGGAAAGTTAGAGGAAAGGTGCATGCAAATTACATAaaacagtatatgtatatatgtatgtatgtatatgtatatgtatatgtatatgtgtgtgtggggggaggctCAAAGAGTACACAGAAAGTTACTAAGAGAACTAAATGcccattttggaacatttcaatAGCTAATGTTCAGTTCACACATTTGCATCACATTAGCGAATTTGTGGAGAAACCTACATTAAAGATCAGTCCTTTCCAGGAATATTTGATTTATGAAAAGCAAAGGCGTAATTAATGGAGTCTTCAAAAAGAATAGCTCCCCAAAAGAACAACTCCAGTATTCTAAAGaatataaaaaatatttgctTAAGAATATCTTAATACTGTGAAAATTCTAGTTATTAAATCACAAACCTAAACAAAACACTTACTAcacaaataatttcttttttcaacTGTAAGATTAATAGAAGAGTTGATTCCTTACTTTAGAACAAGCTCATTCTGTTCTTTAGTTAATTCTTCAGCTTTTTTATCTCTTCCTAGCAAGAATTAATGAGACGATAATTGAATCAGACATGGGACAGGAGGAAAAAGCTGCAGATAATACTTAAATGCAATACTACTGATAACaagtataataataaaagctACATTTTGTGTCACATGGATTACTAACCTTTTCTCTATGGCATACCAACTTTCATCTTTTTGGACAGGTAAAAAGGAAAATCTGTTTTACCAGTATCACAATGCACATGTTGAAAAAAATATGATTACAATTGAGACTGCACGTGcagtggagaaataatccaggctgacagtagtattttaattgctatggctcaatgctatgggattctgaaaaatgtagtttgttggggctccagagctctttgacagagagggttaaatgtctcacgaaactgcaattcccagactCCAATTTTTATGAGGTTATTCTGAAAAGATCTGTTTTATGCAACCTACAATTTCCACACAATACTCATTGAATAGCTTTGGTTTAATGGAAGATATCAAAGAAAAGCTTATGAATTTGTGGAATTCGGAATTTCTAATCCATTTATCACAGGCCATTGCCTACCCCTCAAAGAACAACAGAAATGAATGAACACTATGTTGTGGAAGTTAGGTTTTTAACAAATGTTCTGGAGTGGGGGAAAAATACACCTTCTATGCTGTGTTTAATTACTCCAGAAACATGACTGAGGGCCTCTCCAGACAAGAAATAAGTCTCTAAAAGTTTCAGGTTTTGTTCCTCTTGGCATCACCGCAGCTTTTCATTACCACTCCCcgggtcagtttaaattaaatcaatattttctgaaatgaaatggacCTCTCCATGGCTGTCTGTGTTTTTGTGACTTTGGCTGCACTAACAGGAAAACCCGGTTTACCATTGGGGCTTCTGGATCAGTGAAAAGAATGAGCTATCTACACAAGTGGCACCCACAAGAGGCTGATACTGGCAGCACTGTCCATACACTCCCCAACTAATGCCCATTTTATTGAGTATCAGTGCACTGTACTGATGGTATTATTTTGATAATGTGCACTTGTGTGGTCAGTTTGCATATCTTCAAAAAGAATGGCTCCAGAATTGTGCAAAGCTGACAATGAAAGTGCTGTGACAGGGCTTGTCTATGTGAGTCATTTACATTGGTTTTCCCCCAACCTCACGTTGCcttgtccagatgatgcagggccaacCATCCCAATTCaggtgtggactgtcttcacatcTCTTCCTAGTCCACCTTTAAACAATTGACAATTTgatctggatcttccaggaaaaacCCAGAGCACTCCAAAGTAATGCTGGGCATTTGTCTCCACACGTGTCGTGATGTGCTTCCTGCCACCACTGTGAgttctccctctgaggtcacaacaaggcatccagccatgtgactgGTGCTGGGTGCCTTATTTTTGACCTCAGATGGAGCGGCAGTGGTGCTAGGCAGCACACACGTGTGTAGATAGCTGTCCGGTGTTGCGCCAGAATGTGCAGGTAATGGGGGGAATTCATGGCAGCttttgggccagaatactctatgagaagctggagtattctggtcagtGTAGACCCTCCCTCAGTTAAAGAACTAAGCATGAGACTCATGAAAGCATACTCAGAATCTCCACAATAAACCAATAAACCTGGAATTCGGCAGAACCAGTGATGTCTCTACTCCAATTATTTGAATGTAGCAGAACAAAATGCTAAAGGAAATCAGACATAGTGTAGGCCACTATGTCTGATTTAATTAACCacttaatatgatttttaaacttttgttttgcaagagaaggggagagataattctaattagaaaaaaataatttaagatcTTGACAAATGCTGCATAAACCATCTACTTTTCCCCAAAGGCTGCTAGTAGCTTTTACAGAACTTTACATAAGGGATTGGGTACAAAGTGGAAATGACATCTTTCTTACCATCACGTATCTGGAAAGCAAGAGTTGTGATCTTCTGTGTTGCCATCATCAATGGGCTGTAATACAAGGTAGAAAGACAGTACGTGTCATATTTTACAATCTACCAAGTCTGATTCACAGCTTAGAAAACCAACGTCTGGAGCTATAACTCTCCAGAACTCCACTTTGAAATTTCTGGGAGCCTTATGACATGACAAAAGAAAGTGGAGGGGTAGTGAAAGAGAAGAGCCCTTCTTGCCTCTCCACATGTGGTTGAAgctcttccattctcttcctagGAGAGATGCtggtaaaagcatgtcttttgttgcactggaaaaattTGTTTGGCAAAAGACACATTTCTCTGTAAGGAGAACAGAGGAGCTATGTGGAGAGGGAAGGATAAAGCCACTTGTCTTTACCTGCCTCTTGGCTTTCATTTGTGATACAATAAGGCTTTGAGTGTTgcagttcaaatctctgtttcTCAAGCTTGatagcattttctttttaaagtcatATACAACTCTTGTTTGAACAAGCTTAAAGCAACATACTGTACATGCCCTTTTAATTAGTTTGGGCAAAATAACCAAGTTGGGCAGACTGGTGGATCTGTTGCCACAGTAGCAACTAATCCATTTTTGATTTTACTACCAGTCCTCCTGCTGTTCTCTGAGTCAGACCCCATCCCTTCAGTTTTGCCAGTGGCAAAGTTCCCATACAACCTacagtgcatctatactgtagaaataatgcagtatgataccactttaagtgatgttaGTGCTCATACCCTGAACCTctcccaaaataactttttaaattttgtgttaTTTTCAGCCCCAAACCCCATAAAAATGGgtcaaaaccaaacaaaattcaTCTAAATTCCAATGTTCTGTTCCAATAGAAGACACTTATGAGAAGCCCAACTACAGCTATTCTTGTTCACTAGCCACTTAAAAGACTTTTAGTGTTCAGCCTATgaaattttttttatctttccatACTGAAACTGCACCAACACTTTAACATGTTTGTACTCTGACAGGTGGACTGCTCATGAGTATTCCATGAGATCACATCACGTCACTCAATCAGATTCAGTAGCTTCACTACAGAAATTTTATAAAGATGTAAAGTAACATTAAAATTTAACTTTATTTGAAAATGGTGCTCTTTGCCTCTAAAACGATTTCCACAAACTTCACATATTTCAAATCACTAGTAGGTAGCACACACTTAATCTGCTTGAAAATTACATGGAAGTTCTTTGTCACGAAAACAttaatacattaaattaaatataaacagatGAATAAGCAAATAcagtaatattaataaataaaaacatggttATAAAATTAGAAGTCTGAATTGAATTTGATCAGCTTGAATTCTCTGCCTTTTATTTTTGAATAGAAACATATATCATACAACTGTCACCATTACTTACCCACAGAAAGTTGCAATTACAATACCATAACCAAATATATATATCCGGGTAATGTGGCACATTGTAAGATATCCCATAGCTACTGTAAAAGTGTACCTAGAAAAAACACATATTTATTACAGGAAACTGAGGTTTTATCAAAACAACagtaaccaaaaataaaaacaaataacctCAAGCCATCCTGAGTATGTTATTATTTCAAGGTGTTTTAAACTTGAAAGTTTTAACATGACCAGTTGAAATCTTTCCAGGGTCTAATACTTATACTGGTCATACTTATATGTGGCAGTgatgctttcttttttctttttttttttcaatttcctcctggagCTGATGGAAGTGAAAGACCACTCCTgtatttgtcattatttttatccatttgaAACATTTACTAAAAATGCCTTACAAAAGATAGGTTATTAGCCTTCGATTTAGttacacaaaaataacaaaatttagTTTGTACTGTAAGgcgaattatttaaaaattaactatAACAAATCtaaagttttaatttttggaaagaaaaataaacattatagGGGGTTTCTTGATACTAACAAAACTGAACAGGCGAATTCCCTTATGTACCTTGGGCTGGTCTTTTCATCTTCAGTTTCCTGGTCACTGAAGACTAAGAGAAATGAGTTAAAAGCAATTGCCTGTTTTCAGTGTCTGAATTTTGAATTATAGTTACCCAGGATCCTTTTTACCAGTACTCAATATGTACAAGGCAAAGGTGTTGTCAGTTCTAACACATGGTGCAGAAATGTGGGGCTTTTTCAATTCTAAGAACTTAGAAAGAGTCCAAAatcgttttcttttttttttgcatattattTTGTGAGTGCTCCCACTGTGTCCAGCCTTTGCACTTTAATCTGAAATTGGAATTATGGCAGTTTCAAACCAAATTCAATTAAGATTATAAAATTACTGACTCAAGCTAGCATCAATGAGTGATAATGGGCTTCGAAAGAAGTGTTTAGAAGAACAGCTGGTTAAAAAGATGGAATCATCCTGGTTATATAAATTTACAAGTACAGTATACTGCCCAATCATAGATTCAGCTTGGGGATCCTAATGGCaaacaatagtataaaaaacTCCATCAAGAATCAGTGACCTCAGAACCCAAGCTGATATTGCAGCTTTATCCATCGTTAGGGCTCTAAAATGGCTAACTACATCCAAGACACAGTTTAAAGGGGAGAGGTATCTGTTCCTTGAGATGAGAAGGTGCCAATGCTTTGCTTTCACTTGTCTCTGGTTTGAGATGATAGATTCAATGCTCCTCCAGGGAAGATTTAAAGGTGTTCCACTTCCAGATAGGCTAGGTATATGTGGTGCCCAAATAATACTTAGCATATTATCTACTCGAGTGCCATCTTTATTCAAGCCCTTTCTGTTTAGTATGAGCAACTGGCCTGTGTTAAAaaatccttctttctttttgagtGACTAATCACTCTGTGTCTCAAGAAGGTGGCCCTTTTTGCATCTAAGGCCACCAACTTAAGAAAAAATGTGGTTTAAAGAGGGGAGTGTGACTAATTTGTATAGTATTACTCTGGTACACTGTTACTTTAATATAAgctgtcattttaatttttttaggtAAATTTGTAACAATTTGAAATGGTCTGTAGACTAATTCAATATATCATTAATTCATACATAAACATATGTTAAAAAGAGTCTCCAAATTTACAAATATTGGTTTTAATACAAAACAGTGAAACAGAAGGCTGAAGTTAATGTCAGCAaaatgattgcattttgtagagaggcaggatataatggAATGTTACAGGACTGAGGCTTATAAGCACGAAGTTAAGTAACCTGATGAATAACATGATGGAAGAAGGCAGGAAATATGACATGGTCATTAAACAAACAAGCCTTTCTTACCTGTGAATGTTGGAAATACTGACCATAGTCATGATGCCATAGCTTATCATCACTAAAACAAAAAGATGGATAGAGTACCttgaaaacaagaaataaaagagaaCAGCAGTGAGGACAAACTCTTTTCTAAAATTACTAAAAACATGCATAGATAGCTGTGTAgtccatttaacaaatacaaataaaaatcaatcagtgatacttttattggtcaaccgaaatgcacaatatatttgttgcaagcttttgaaactccatgggcttcttcgtCAGGAAAgaagttacaaaccaaacaggagaaaaaaaagcaaatggtgacattagtcagatgcctgtatgttgtttcagtccttagtaaagatgttatgatgaggaagatatcttttgcaggcaggttcctcctccttctggccatgttggtaatagggagattttcaaagtccaggaaaatcTCAACAGCAAcacctcttttgcaatccaatatgtctccattccagtgaggtgtTCCTGATGTAAAAAcacagagacttcttgaggaatccattgttctctgcctacagaggcctgtgacctcactggaatggaaacACCCTGTTTAAAAGGTaaactggtgcatccagaggcttCCAGGAGCATCAATTTTCCTTTTTTGACCAGGAAAAACATTAGAGACTCTGGTGGTGTTGAGGGCCACATGCAGTCCCAAAGCCACAACTTGATCCAAATGCATCTACTTGCTGACAAATAccagtatttaatttttaactttgttttaatggttttatatttgccTGCTAGAACACTTTAAAGGTTCCTGTTAGGATCAtcctgacttgaaggcacacaacaatagcaacaacaacaatctatgcAATACATCTATTTAAATATAGAGTTAGAAAAAATTACTCACCAGCCACAACAGAAGATAGCAATGCATACTCCCAAAACAGTGGCAATCACATGGCGAACACCAGAGCTCACTTGACTGGGACTTAAGTAGGAACGAAACCATAATGCAGCCAAGAGTGCAAAGAACTGACAAGCAAAAAAGTTGACctaaagaaatgaaaatagaTTGGTATATGATTTCTGTCTGTCAGCATTTTCATCTCTGGCAAGCTAGCAAGAATCATAAAACCTTGGAGAAATGTTGACAGTTTTTCACACAAGTAGACTGTTTCAAAGAGGATCAGGGGAGTGCTTAGCTGCTTGCTCAAAAATCTTTAAAGCAGTGGTGGGAATCACGTAATTCCTCAGAATTTAGTTTGCAACTCCCAGTGTTCTGTACCACTGGCaattctggctagggctgctaggaATCAAAGTAATCTGGAGAATCACGTGATTCCCACCCCTCCTTCATAGCTCAGTATAATATAAACCCTAGTAAGACACTTCAATTAATGAAATCTCAACTTTACTGATTTCTTTCAGACAAAAGAAGCCCCATTTTAAGTTAGATCCAGACATACTGTGAAATCTTATGTATGTCTACTCAAAAATAAGTCATTCCATGTAAGAATGGTTAGGCTTATAGCCCAAGCCTGTTGAACATGTTAATCATGACTTACGTTTGTTCCTATTACAATCAAGGAATCTTAAGTTCAACTGATTTTGTCCACGTCTAAGCTATTATTTTCAGGTAGGTACATGTCTACAACTGTAAGAAGTGTGTATAAGACAAATACTGTATCTGTATCATACAGGTGCATTTTTCAGGGGAGTCACGACTGGCTGCAACTTAGTGCCAAAAATTACACTCAGTGGCAAAACCAAGTTTGTCCTACACAATGTTAGAAACTATTTGGAGAGCCAGTtaacagcatcatcatcatcatcatcaagctttatttatatagcactgtaaatttacacagcactgtacatacaatcattttaattagatggtttcctgccctcaggcttacaatttaaaaagacaagacacaaaaggagaagggaatggtggtggggaaagagatcaggtccagcatttcttctctccctctgaggcctggactgaggcagatggactggagggaggactctgcttcttaatcgaggccaggcccgatggagctggcactgccttttcactccctcccaggccggatgataacagatggtatggagggagggctcttcttcttcaggctaggcccaatggagttgggcctgccttttcattccctccaggccagatggcttgcctttctctccctctgtatgATGGCGGAtggagggctcttcatctttcAGGTAAGGCCTGATGAAcatggcttgcctttctctccctctgaatgaTGGGTCTTCAGTACCACCACCTCCTTCAAAACAGGAGGCACCTCCGCTGAGATTACATGGCATTTACTGTATCCAACTGGCCAATCCACCTCTGTTAGATTTTATCAGGCAAGATGGGCAAGTGACAAGCTCACATGTGGTGAGTTGAACTGCTTCAAGTGTCTTGTCTGCATCACCAGACCTCAataactgaaactgatccaaTGAAAACTGACCAGATGCTAAGCTGTGCACTTCCCTAGGCTCTGTTAAAAGTGTGTTGTCAGGTTCTGAGTGAAGGCAAGCAGCTTTCCCCTCAAAATACCTAGCAAATTTTTCAGAGGCAGCTGTGGGTTGCATACCTGAGCGGTCTGGACCTGTACTCAGAAGAGTCATCACCACTTGAAAAAATCCTATTGGGTGGGAAGTTGAGGACGCAATCCTAGTCATTAATACTGTATAATTTTTTAGCCTGCCTCACTGCTTCACAGTAGGCAGAATGAAGAGTCTTTATTGGTTTCTGGTAGCATTTGCTCCAAGACCTATGCCACTTGCACTCTAGCCATTGTCCACCCTGTTTCATTGCCCACAGGTCTTGTGTAAAACAAGTGAATTACACTATGAGCTCCACAACACTGGGCTGAGTGCTTAAAAGCGACTGTATTGATAGCCCTTTCTATCTCTCCATTCCATAGTGAAACCAAGTCTCAACATACTGTAcagcaaaatcccaaatcca
Encoded proteins:
- the MBOAT1 gene encoding lysophospholipid acyltransferase 1 isoform X2, with amino-acid sequence MAGGGAIGDPYKKSTGSTLLQPLSDRLDVPLDKVNFFACQFFALLAALWFRSYLSPSQVSSGVRHVIATVLGVCIAIFCCGWYSIHLFVLVMISYGIMTMVSISNIHRYTFTVAMGYLTMCHITRIYIFGYGIVIATFCGPLMMATQKITTLAFQIRDGRDKKAEELTKEQNELVLKRKPSLLEYLSYQLNFLTVLAGPCSNFKDYIAFIEGRHIQMKLLEVNWKQRDCYRLPDPSPVGVVLHKLCITLVWLIVFIILTKSFPMTYLVDDQFISEFSFLSKLGFLYLAVQAVKAKHYFAWTLADAIHNAAGYGFSGVDEKGNFHWDLLTNLNIMNIEMAKVLKCT
- the MBOAT1 gene encoding lysophospholipid acyltransferase 1 isoform X1 gives rise to the protein MGRWAQELAIPDAITAHTSTLGMSSQDLMVSPTILQVNFFACQFFALLAALWFRSYLSPSQVSSGVRHVIATVLGVCIAIFCCGWYSIHLFVLVMISYGIMTMVSISNIHRYTFTVAMGYLTMCHITRIYIFGYGIVIATFCGPLMMATQKITTLAFQIRDGRDKKAEELTKEQNELVLKRKPSLLEYLSYQLNFLTVLAGPCSNFKDYIAFIEGRHIQMKLLEVNWKQRDCYRLPDPSPVGVVLHKLCITLVWLIVFIILTKSFPMTYLVDDQFISEFSFLSKLGFLYLAVQAVKAKHYFAWTLADAIHNAAGYGFSGVDEKGNFHWDLLTNLNIMNIEMAKVLKCT